From Anopheles funestus chromosome 3RL, idAnoFuneDA-416_04, whole genome shotgun sequence, a single genomic window includes:
- the LOC125768289 gene encoding senecionine N-oxygenase-like, whose translation MDRQQKRYCVIGAGSSGVCVAKTILDTGGNVTIYERTDQIGGTWVYTDEVGNDRYGLPVHTSMYEGLKTNLPKEVMGFPGYEMPSQDASYVPWDEVLQFIRDYSDHYDVTKRIAFEHLVEEVKPTPEGTGGWNVTVRHLPSGTILTETYDFVFICNGHYHTPVVPQYPGVESFQGKQLHSHDYRKSDIFKDQIVLVIGAGPSGTDLTLEAAKMAKIVYFSHHVPAKLKQLVFPDNVVQVPDVLRILPDSVEFVGGSQHPVTLIFYCTGYRYSFPFLHPDCGVQVDDNWVRPLYKHVVNINHPTMAFIGLPFYVCATLMFELQARFCMKFYNGRLPIPSKEEMLLDHEREMNERWSKGLKKRQAHMMGAEFQGQYYQSLADRAQIEPIPKVMTDMHIDSGRRKKEDLQHYRNDVYRIVDKNTYTKCDISEVYRIRMNITEGGDNS comes from the exons ATG GATAGGCAGCAAAAACGTTACTGTGTAATTGGTGCTGGAAgttccggtgtgtgtgtggctaaAACGATTTTGGACACGGGTGGCAACGTTACAATCTACGAGCGAACGGACCAAATCGGCGGCACATGGGTGTACACGGACGAAGTCGGAAACGATCGGTATGGATTACCGGTGCATACCAGCATGTACGAAGGCCTTAAAACGAACCTACCGAAGGAAGTAATGGGATTTCCCGGCTACGAAATGCCTAGCCAAGACGCTTCCTATGTTCCCTGGGACGAGGTGTTGCAATTCATTCGAGACTATTCCGACCACTACGATGTTACCAAACGGATCGCGTTTGAACACTTGGTCGAAGAGGTAAAACCAACACCGGAAGGTACCGGTGGCTGGAATGTCACTGTACGCCATTTGCCCAGTGGAACAATATTAACAGAAACATATGATTTCGTGTTTATTTGTAATGGCCACTATCACACACCAGTCGTGCCACAGTATCCAGGCGTTGAGTCCTTCCAAGGCAAGCAGCTACACAGCCACGACTATCGAAAATCGGACATTTTCAAAGATCAGATAGTGCTGGTAATTGGTGCCGGTCCTAGCGGAACGGATTTAACACTGGAAGCAGCCAAGATGGCAAAAATCGTATACTTTAGTCACCACGTACCGGCAAAGTTAAAACAGCTAGTCTTTCCTGATAATGTAGTGCAAGTTCCAGACGTATTGCGCATCCTTCCGGATAGTGTTGAATTTGTGGGTGGTTCGCAGCATCCGGTAACGTTAATTTTCTACTGTACCGGTTACCGATACAGCTTTCCCTTTCTGCATCCTGATTGTGGTGTACAGGTGGATGACAACTGGGTGCGGCCACTTTACAAACATGTGGTAAACATTAATCATCCCACGATGGCATTCATTGGGTTACCGTTTTACGTTTGCGCAACGCTTATGTTCGAATTGCAAGCTCGGTTCTGTATGAAATTTTACAACGGCCGGCTACCGATACCCAGCAAAGAAGAAATGCTGCTCGATCATGAGCGAGAAATGAACGAGCGGTGGAGCAAAGGGTTGAAGAAACGGCAGGCCCATATGATGGGTGCGGAATTTCAAGGACAATATTACCAATCTCTCGCGGACCGTGCACAGATCGAACCTATACCAAAGGTCATGACGGATATGCATATTGATAGTGGGAGGCGAAAGAAGGAAGATTTGCAACATTATCGGAATGATGTATACCGCATTGTGGATAAGAACACTTATACAAAGTGTGACATATCTGAAGTATATCGGATTAGAATGAATATTACTGAGGGTGGCGATAATAGTTAA
- the LOC125768290 gene encoding senecionine N-oxygenase-like, which produces MAPSSTYCIIGAGPSGLCTAKHALTFDQNATVKVFEQSQQIGGLWAYTEQTGKDLNGLDITCMYANLRTNLIKQGMGYPDYPIDEQAATFVTINDVIKQLEGYVDKFQLKKYIQFQHQVVRVVRNFEINKWDVLVKDLANNKFIMHQFDFVIVCNGHYSSPVVPAFPGQNVFRGRQLHSKDYRRGENYRNERVLVIGGGHSGLDIAPDIAIYADKVMLSHRCKVPVHTGGRVQQKPEVLRLTPTGAEFVDGTEEHFDTIVYCTGYRYSTPFLSVDCGVSLHDNAISPLYYHCININQPTMAFIGLPFNACLMLMMDLQARFCMSFFSGQKALPSKQDMLDAWQKDQDERKIRGLTGKLTHMLAGDLQQRYYDDVARIAGTESLKPVLAKMHADCINSKNEDVNFRNYVYHVIDDENFVKVKIQPQSLSSNVA; this is translated from the exons ATG GCCCCCTCTTCCACTTATTGTATTATCGGTGCTGGGCCTTCTGGTTTGTGCACCGCCAAACATGCGTTGACCTTTGATCAAAACGCCACGGTGAAAGTGTTTGAGCAGTCTCAACAAATCGGTGGCCTATGGGCGTACACCGAGCAAACTGGAAAGGATTTGAACGGTTTGGATATTACGTGTATGTATGCGAACCTTCGCACTAACCTCATTAAACAAGGCATGGGGTATCCGGACTACCCAATCGATGAACAAGCAGCTACGTTCGTGACAATCAATGATGTGATAAAACAATTGGAGGGCTACGTTGATAAGTTTCAGTTGAAAAAGTATATTCAATTCCAACACCAGGTTGTACGTGTGGTCAGAAACTTTGAAATCAACAAGTGGGAC GTGTTGGTAAAGGATTTGGCCAACAATAAGTTCATCATGCATCAATTCGATTTCGTTATTGTCTGCAATGGCCACTACAGTTCTCCGGTCGTACCAGCTTTTCCCGGACAGAATGTATTTCGTGGCCGGCAGCTACATAGCAAAGATTACCGACGTGGAGAAAATTATCGAAATGAGCGTGTGCTAGTAATTGGCGGTGGTCACAGTGGATTGGATATTGCTCCAGACATTGCCATCTACGCTGATAAAGTTATGCTGAGTCATCGCTGTAAAGTTCCAGTTCATACTGGCGGTCGCGTACAGCAGAAACCCGAAGTTTTACGCCTTACGCCAACCGGTGCTGAATTTGTTGATGGAACAGAAGAGCATTTCGACACCATTGTCTACTGTACGGGATATCGCTACTCGACGCCATTTCTCTCCGTGGACTGTGGAGTATCGCTCCACGACAATGCCATCAGTCCCTTGTATTATCACTGTATCAACATCAATCAACCGACGATGGCCTTTATCGGGTTGCCATTCAATGCATGCCTTATGCTAATGATGGATCTACAAGCAAGATTTTGTATGTCCTTCTTCAGTGGTCAAAAAGCGTTGCCGAGCAAACAAGACATGCTAGACGCATGGCAGAAAGATCAAGATGAACGTAAGATCCGTGGATTAACAGGAAAACTAACGCATATGTTGGCTGGTGATTTACAACAACGATACTACGACGATGTCGCTCGCATTGCTGGCACTGAGTCTCTTAAACCGGTACTAGCCAAAATGCATGCTGATTGTATCAACAGTAAAAACGAGGATGTAAATTTTCGTAACTATGTGTATCACGTCATTGATGATGAAAACTTTGTTAAAGTAAAGATTCAACCACAATCGCTATCCTCAAATGTTGCCTAG
- the LOC125768294 gene encoding senecionine N-oxygenase-like, with amino-acid sequence MSYCIIGAGMAGLAAARRVLEVGGDVTIFERMDQIGGTWIYTDEVGVDRYGLPVHTSMYRGLRTNLPKEVMGYPDFPIPTQRASYIVSEDILSFLRLYADRYDIKSHIKFEHHVIQVHPAEGDRWLVEVENLTTQEKQQHVFDFLFICNGHYHTPNVPDVEGRDCFRGQQLHSHDYRCTEHYKDKAVLVIGAGPSGMDIALELAKTARRVTISHHMDRLTFPFPSNLSQQTDVSLLTETGAKFTNGEEESFDVVLYCTGFRYSFPFLGDDCDIRVQDNHVQSLYKHCININHPTMAFIGLPFYVCAAQMMDLQVRFCLQYFTGKQRLPSQTIMLDDMVQEMEDRFRRGFKRHHAHMMGPEQGRYYDDLARTAGIETIALVMTKLHNESSQRFVDDLIHFREDVFKIVDDEHFEYVKQ; translated from the exons ATGAGCTACTGCATCATAGGCGCCGGCATGGCAGGATTGGCTGCCGCAAGACGTGTGCTCGAGGTCGGTGGAGATGTTACCATTTTCGAGCGTATGGATCAAATTGGTGGTACATGGATCTACACCGATGAGGTGGGAGTCGATCGTTACGGACTGCCCGTTCACACAAGCATGTACCGGGGGTTGCGTACGAATCTGCCTAAGGAAGTGATGGGATATCCTGACTTCCCCATACCGACGCAACGCGCGTCGTACATTGTATCGGAAgatattttatcctttttacgTCTGTACGCCGATCGGTACGATATCAAAAGTCATATTAAGTTCGAGCATCATGTGATACAAGTCCATCCCGCCGAGGGTGATCGCTGGTTGGTGGAAGTAGAAAATCTAACAACACAAGAGAAGCAGCAGCATGTCTTCGATTTCCTGTTCATTTGCAACGGTCATTATCACACTCCAAATGTGCCGGATGTGGAGGGTAGAGATTGCTTCCGTGGACAGCAACTGCACAGCCATGATTATCGCTGTACTGAGCATTACAAAG ACAAAGCAGTACTCGTCATAGGAGCTGGTCCTTCCGGTATGGATATAGCGCTAGAACTAGCGAAAACAGCTCGCCGCGTAACGATCAGTCACCATATGGATCGTCTAACCTTCCCGTTCCCTTCTAACCTGTCCCAGCAAACGGATGTGTCTTTGCTCACCGAAACAGGTGCAAAGTTCACCAACGGTGAGGAGGAATCATTCGACGTTGTTCTGTACTGTACAGGATTTCGCTACAGCTTTCCCTTCCTTGGTGATGATTGCGACATTCGGGTGCAGGATAATCATGTACAATCGCTTTACAAGCATTGTATCAACATTAATCATCCAACCATGGCCTTTATCGGGCTACCATTTTATGTGTGTGCCGCACAAATGATGGACCTTCAGGTtcgattttgtttacaatattTCACCGGTAAGCAGCGTTTACCGTCACAAACTATCATGCTGGACGACATGGTACAGGAAATGGAGGATCGTTTTCGCCGAGGTTTCAAAAGACACCATGCACACATGATGGGACCGGAACAGGGACGGTATTATGATGATCTTGCCAGGACAGCCGGCATCGAAACTATTGCGCTGGTTATGACTAAGCTGCACAACGAAAGCAGTCAAAGATTTGTTGACGATTTAATACACTTTCGGGaggatgtttttaaaattgttgacgatgaacattttgaatatgtgaaacaataa
- the LOC125768291 gene encoding senecionine N-oxygenase, with product MVNEKAKQTYCVIGAGTAGLCAARHALQAGGLVTVFEMGKQLGGTWVFNEETGKNEYGIDVHSSMYKGLKTNLPKEIMGYPDFPIPEQESSYIPAEDMLHFFQQFAESFGILEHIRFSHYVVRVKPTIDEKGWEVIVRDCPNDRLVTYTFDYVLICNGHYHTPNLPKYPGMNIFRGKQMHSHDYRSNEAFEGETVLVIGAGPSGMDMAYEISKKAVRVTLSHHLKDKPQTVFPDNVTLKPDVVRLTETGVQYTDGTSQDFSVICYSTGYKYTFPFLSVDCGITVEDNYVQPLYKHCINIRYPTMAFIGLPFYVCAAQMMDLQARFCLKFFSGGKALPTREEMSADTMAEMEERWKRGLKKRQAHMMGPVEDRYYDDLAQTADIEPIKPVIKKLHKISAMRFSEDLVNFRSDKFRIVDDDTFVKID from the exons ATGGTGAATGAAAAG GCCAAACAAACCTACTGCGTGATAGGAGCTGGTACGGCAGGTCTTTGTGCTGCGCGTCACGCACTGCAAGCAGGCGGGCTCGTAACCGTGTTCGAGATGGGCAAACAGCTCGGCGGCACCTGGGTGTTCAATGAAGAGACGGGTAAAAACGAATACGGCATCGATGTACACTCGAGCATGTACAAAGGGCTGAAGACTAACCTACCCAAGGAAATCATGGGCTACCCGGACTTCCCCATACCGGAGCAGGAAAGCTCGTACATCCCAGCGGAAGATATGCTACATTTCTTCCAACAGTTTGCCGAATCGTTTGGAATCTTGGAACACATTCGCTTCAGTCACTACGTGGTTCGGGTGAAGCCAACGATCGACGAGAAAGGCTGGGAAGTGATTGTGCGCGATTGCCCAAATGATCGGTTGGTGACGTACACGTTCGACTATGTGCTCATCTGTAACGGACACTATCATACGCCGAACTTGCCAAAGTATCCCGGTATGAATATTTTCCGTGGAAAGCAAATGCACAGCCATGATTATCGAAGCAATGAAGCATTTGAAG GAGAAACCGTTCTTGTCATTGGGGCAGGCCCATCAGGAATGGATATGGCATATGAGATCTCCAAGAAAGCGGTTCGCGTCACCTTAAGCCACCATTTGAAGGATAAGCCCCAAACAGTGTTCCCGGACAACGTTACACTGAAGCCGGACGTAGTGCGACTCACCGAAACCGGTGTACAGTATACGGACGGTACCAGCCAAGACTTTAGTGTCATTTGCTACAGCACCGGTTACAAATATACCTTCCCGTTCCTGAGCGTCGATTGCGGAATTACGGTTGAAGACAATTACGTGCAGCCGCTTTACAAACACTGCATCAACATTCGCTATCCTACGATGGCTTTCATCGGACTTCCGTTCTATGTGTGTGCCGCTCAGATGATGGATCTGCAGGCACGATTTTGTCTAAAGTTCTTTAGTGGCGGGAAAGCGTTACCTACGCGAGAGGAGATGAGTGCGGACACGATGGCCGAGATGGAGGAACGTTGGAAGCGAGGTTTGAAGAAACGACAGGCACATATGATGGGCCCAGTGGAGGATCGCTACTACGATGATCTCGCACAGACGGCAGACATTGAGCCAATCAAACCGGTGATCAAGAAGCTGCATAAGATCAGTGCGATGCGCTTTTCGGAAGATTTGGTAAATTTTCGAAGCGATAAGTTCCGGATAGTGGACGATGATACGTTCGTCAAGATTGACTAG
- the LOC125768268 gene encoding kinesin-like protein Klp68D produces MDRNIKTRNNLSNTKNECVQVVVRCRPLNNKELTGNFQKVVDVFPSRGVIEILNCNEASRENKKMFTYDAVYDCLSTQQTIYDEVVRPLVSSVMEGFNGCVFAYGQTGTGKTHTMEGIKNDVEQKGIIPRAFEQIWAHINRAQNMNFLVAVSYLEIYMEELRDLLKPNATCSLELRERDGGIVVPNLHSVLCKSVEDMLNVMHQGNKNRTVGFTNMNEHSSRSHAIFLIKIEMCEAGSTLVKVGKLNLIDLAGSERQSKTGATAERLKEASKINRALSSLGNVISALAEKSPHVPYRDSKLTRLLQDSLGGNSKTIMIANIGPSEFNYNETLTTLRYAHRAKTIENKPVKNEDPQDTKLREYQNEIAELRKLISERQKRERTVHREKKSKKKATRVKREPSLTQSDEKSDSEVEEEEDCEKENEQDFNELDTKAKEELMKEREATASLAAKLQELEGQLVKGGKNILDTYTERQFELEKKLSEIAERKKREIEMQQQLELQEESTMEIRETFTSLQQEVELKTRKLKKCYAKCMALKQELQDTRDEHNRDRRELEMTQNELIKELKRLLLIIDNFVPAEVKSRLYTQAKYDDEAEEWFLNGNMMLSNHQTLTRPVADPNRRRPMSEYALQMIKTKSSEAIRYKGENILDYELDMPLRTTYEYSNPKVSASLQAVLAEAMQTEDDIDITDQSNYASMMKMRLDQITKRNVQEHAATSASTSSAMAGGAASGAGGGGDGGVSGATVPSSSSTGSGLMSGVGTTTSRARSSVYSRGKSAAPAFGAHSAAPVKKVSASALMSSSHGGTGPGTGNMFPKARGLIPK; encoded by the exons ATGGATCGTAATATAAAAACGAGAAACAACCTGTCG AACACGAAAAATGAATGTGTCCAGGTGGTTGTGCGTTGCCGGCCGCTTAACAATAAGGAATTGACCGGGAACTTCCAGAAGGTGGTCGATGTTTTTCCCAGTCGAGGCGTGATCGAGATCCTGAACTGTAATGAAGCTTCGAGGGAGAACAAAAAGATGTTCACGTACGATGCGGTGTACGATTGCCT CTCCACACAACAAACGATCTACGATGAGGTGGTACGCCCGTTGGTTTCCTCCGTGATGGAGGGGTTTAATGGGTGTGTCTTCGCGTACGGTCAAACTGGAACGGGTAAAACGCACACGATGGAAGGCATCAAGAATGATGTGGAGCAGAAGGGCATAATTCCACGAGCATTCGAGCAGATCTGGGCGCACATTAACCGTGCGCAAAACATGAACTTCCTGGTGGCGGTTTCGTACCTAGAAATTTACATGGAGGAACTACGCGATCTGCTGAAACCGAATGCGACCTGCTCGCTGGAACTGCGCGAACGGGACGGTGGTATCGTGGTGCCGAATCTGCATTCGGTACTATGCAAAAGCGTCGAGGACATGCTGAACGTGATGCATCAGGGCAACAAGAACCGTACGGTCGGGTTCACGAACATGAATGAGCACAGTTCACGTTCGCATGCTATATTTCTAATCAAGATTGAAATGTGTGAAGCAGGATCCACGCTAGTCAAGGTCGGCAAGCTGAATTTGATCGATCTGGCCGGAAGCGAACGGCAGTCAAAGACGGGTGCAACTGCCGAGCGGCTGAAGGAGGCAAGCAAGATTAACCGCGCGCTTTCGTCGCTGGGAAACGTAATTTCGGCCCTGGCAGAAAAATCACCCCACGTTCCTTACCGTGACTCGAAATTGACACGCTTGCTGCAGGATTCGTTAGGTGGCAATTCCAAGACTATCATGATAGCAAACATTGGTCCCTCCGAGTTCAATTACAATGAAACGCTTACAACGCTCCGGTACGCTCACCGGGCAAAGACGATCGAAAACAAACCGGTGAAGAATGAGGACCCGCAGGATACGAAGCTGCGCGAGTATCAAAATGAGATAGCGGAGCTGCGCAAGCTTATTAGCGAACGGCAGAAGCGGGAGCGTACGGTGCACCGGGAAAAGAAGTCCAAAAAGAAGGCCACCCGTGTAAAGCGCGAACCAAGCCTTACGCAATCGGATGAGAAGTCCGATTCCGAGgtggaagaggaggaagacTGCGAGAAGGAAAATGAACAGGATTTCAATGAGCTGGACACGAAAGCCAAAGAAGAATTGATGAAGGAACGGGAAGCAACTGCTTCGTTGGCCGCAAAGCTCCAGGAGCTCGAAGGACAGCTGGTCAAGGGCGGTAAGAACATTCTAGATACTTACACCGAGCGACAGTTTGAGCTGGAGAAGAAGCTTTCTGAAATAGCGGAACGAAAAAAGCGTGAAATCGaaatgcagcagcagctggagCTGCAAGAAGAATCGACGATGGAAATTCGTGAAACGTTTACCTCGCTGCAGCAGGAGGTAGAACTGAAGACGCGCAAGTTGAAGAAATGTTACGCCAAGTGTATGGCCTTGAagcaggagctgcaggacacGCGCGATGAGCATAATCGTGACCGGCGTGAGTTAGAAATGACACAAAATGAACTGATTAAGGAACTGAAGCGATTGTTGCTAATAATTGACAACTTTGTACCGGCTGAGGTGAAATCACGTCTGTATACTCAGGCCAAGTACGACGACGAGGCCGAAGAATGGTTCCTTAACGGTAACATGATGCTGAGCAACCACCAAACGTTGACGCGGCCAGTTGCCGATCCGAACCGTCGGCGACCGATGAGTGAGTATGCGCTTCAAATGATTAAAACAAAGTCCAGCGAAGCCATCCGCTACAAG GGCGAAAATATACTCGATTACGAGCTGGATATGCCGCTCAGAACGACGTACGAATACTCGAATCCGAAAGTGTCGGCTTCGCTACAAGCCGTCTTGGCAGAGGCCATGCAAACTGAGGACGATATCGATATCACCGATCAGTCGAACTATGCCAGCATGATGAAAATGCGCCTCGATCAGATCACCAAGCGCAATGTGCAGGAACACGCAGCAACAAGCGCCTCGACAAGTAGTGCCATGGCAGGTGGTGCTGCaagtggtgctggtggtggtggtgatggtggtgtgtCAGGTGCAACTGTCCCGAGCAGTAGTTCCACGGGTAGTGGTTTGATGAGTGGTGTTGGAACCACCACCAGTCGAGCACGGTCTTCGGTGTACAGTCGTGGCAAATCGGCCGCGCCCGCATTCGGAGCACATTCGGCAGCACCAGTAAAGAAAGTGTCCGCGTCGGCGCTTATGTCTAGCAGCCACGGAGGCACCGGTCCGGGTACGGGCAACATGTTCCCGAAAGCGCGTGGTCTCATACCCAAGTAG
- the LOC125768308 gene encoding N-terminal Xaa-Pro-Lys N-methyltransferase 1-A, with amino-acid sequence MASNMANHNESATSAAIETNSPVEPATNNDQSENDSECSAPDDLLADSESYYNNAKNYWSNVSPTVDGMLGGFGSISLIDIRGSEQFLKHLYKQKPAPGRTRALDCGAGIGRISKNLLLPLFDHVDLVEQDEHFCQTARTELADFGSKLGTVFNEGLQDFVPEQGRYDIIWAQWVLGHLTDEDTVQFFHRCSKALARGGMIVIKENFTSSNVVDLDRTDSSVTRPLLQMKQLLKQANMRVVKEQRQTSFPKELYPVYMLALRPMIKK; translated from the coding sequence ATGGCATCGAATATGGCTAACCACAACGAAAGCGCTACAAGTGCTGCTATCGAAACAAATTCGCCTGTAGAACCTGCAACCAACAACGATCAAAGCGAAAATGATTCAGAATGCTCCGCACCGGACGATTTACTTGCGGACAGCGAAAGTTATTATAACAATGCGAAAAACTATTGGTCGAACGTGTCTCCCACTGTCGATGGCATGCTTGGCGGGTTTGGCAGCATATCGCTCATCGACATCCGCGGATCAGAGCAGTTCCTGAAGCATCTGTATAAGCAAAAACCGGCCCCGGGACGCACTAGAGCCTTAGACTGCGGTGCGGGTATTGGTAGAATCAGTAAGAATCTGCTTTTGCCATTGTTCGACCATGTAGACCTGGTAGAGCAGGATGAACATTTCTGCCAGACGGCTCGTACCGAATTGGCAGATTTCGGATCCAAGCTAGGCACAGTATTTAACGAAGGTTTGCAGGATTTTGTCCCCGAGCAAGGGCGGTACGATATTATCTGGGCGCAGTGGGTGCTTGGTCATTTAACAGATGAGGATACGGTACAGTTTTTCCACCGTTGTTCGAAAGCGCTCGCCCGGGGTGGTATGATAGTGATAAAGGAAAACTTCACCAGCAGCAATGTGGTAGATCTCGATCGAACAGATTCGTCAGTAACTAGACCGTTGTTACAGATGAAACAATTACTAAAGCAAGCCAACATGCGCGTCGTTAAGGAGCAGCGTCAAACAAGCTTCCCCAAAGAACTGTATCCCGTGTACATGTTGGCGCTTCGGCCCatgataaagaaataa
- the LOC125768277 gene encoding calpain-C yields MTSSYERIKSECKQKGVLWEDEDFPATQSSVFYHQTPPFTFQWKRPHEIVSNPVFVNDASAQFDIVPGKMGDRWLVSCLGVLYLSKGLFYRVVPADQNFDKPYYGVFRFRLWWCGEWLEVLVDDRLPTINGKLAFLQAQNTNSFWPGLLEKAYAKLHGSYEALKYGTLLDGLADLTGGITESISIKMDSNILIRPPLLHNLLDTTSIITCTINNGTMTQIRNQTEALPNGIHVGINYRLCSMDKAETIMGDTVQLVRLRNPLAQTLSKSSSFNGDWSSFSSSWERVTMNERNRLIEQLDQGEFWMSFFDMTQTFTHLECVHLDSDTARDEPQLADKSRRWLMRLYQGAWKRGVTAGGCRNNPDSFHINPQLQLFLSEKEDVIISVNQHSVLEPKVIGFTVYNLNSLQNINGCLSKNFFKKHKSLVNSQYTNSRQISHRCSLDPGRYLIMATTFEPAEEASFSVRVLGSTIRLALLETQTMLLLDPFPLLNSNTKITIDSSNNNNNNNNGIACSTAQYEPVFMQLADDQRTLNCFDLQELLEACLPNDYIRSCASIDVCRQVVCLMDKTNRGRINFNDFNKFMINLKTWWGVFKMHTKEKSGILKAERLRDALFDVGFQLSTDNISILILRYMRRDGTLRLADFISAILHLTMAFELFKAKDTNQDGIISMGMTEWIKSVFMC; encoded by the exons ATGACTTCGTCTTACGAACGTATCAAATCAGAATGCAAACAGAAGGGCGTACTATGGGAGGACGAAGATTTCCCGGCCACACAATCGTCCGTCTTCTACCACCAAACGCCACCGTTCACCTTCCAATGGAAAAGACCGCACGAGATCGTTTCAAATCCGGTATTCGTCAACGATGCGTCCGCACAGTTCGATATCGTGCCCGGTAAGATGGGCGATCGGTGGCTGGTGTCGTGTTTGGGTGTACTGTATCTATCCAAGGGTTTGTTTTACCGGGTTGTACCTGCGGATCAGAACTTCGACAAACCGTACTATGGTGTGTTTCGCTTTCGGCTTTGGTGGTGTGGCGAATGGCTGGAAGTGCTGGTCGATGATCGATTGCCCACAATAAACGGCAAGCTGGCCTTCCTACAGGCACAGAACACCAACTCCTTCTGGCCCGGTTTGCTAGAGAAAGCATACGCAAA ATTGCATGGATCTTACGAGGCGCTGAAGTATGGTACGCTGCTTGACGGATTGGCTGATTTGACCGGTGGCATCACTGAGTCGATATCGATCAAAATGGACAGCAACATCCTCATACGGCCACCGCTTCTGCATAACCTCCTGGATACAACTAGCATCATCACCTGCACGATCAACAATGGTACCATGACACAGATTCGTAACCAAACAGAAGCTTTGCCGAATGGCATCCACGTGGGAATTAATTACCGTCTTTGTTCGATGGACAAG GCTGAAACTATCATGGGCGACACAGTGCAGCTAGTACGGCTGCGAAACCCTTTGGCTCAAACGCTCAGCAAATCTTCAAGCTTTAACGGTGACTGGTCGTCATTTTCCAGTTCCTGGGAACGCGTTACGATGAATGAACGGAATCGTTTGATCGAGCAGCTCGATCAGGGCGAGTTCTGGATGTCGTTTTTCGATATGACGCAAACTTTCACGCACCTTGAGTGCGTCCATCTTGACTCGGATACGGCTAGGGATGAGCCTCAGCTGGCGGATAAGAGTCGCCGTTGGCTAATGCGACTGTACCAGGGTGCATGGAAGCGAGGTGTTACGGCTGGCGGTTGTCGCAATAATCCGGACTCATTCCATATCAACCCACAGCTGCAGCTGTTTCTTAGCGAAAAGGAAGACGTAATCATCTCAGTCAATCAACACAGCGTGCTGGAACCGAAAGTCATCGGATTTACCGTATACAATCTAAATAGTT TGCAAAATATCAATGGATGTCTATCGaagaatttcttcaaaaagcaTAAAAGCTTAGTCAACTCCCAATACACCAACTCGCGACAGATAAGTCATCGGTGTTCGCTTGATCCTGGACGGTATCTCATTATGGCCACCACATTTGAACCGGCAGAAGAAGCGTCCTTCAGTGTGAGGGTGCTAGGTAGTACCATTCGGTTGGCTCTTCTCGAAACACAGACCATGCTCTTGCTGGATCCTTTCCCTCTACTGAATTCCAACACAAAGATCACGATCGATTCTtctaataacaacaacaacaacaacaatggtATCGCATGCAGCACGGCACAGTATGAACCCGTGTTTATGCAGCTTGCGGACGATCAAAG GACATTGAATTGCTTTGATCTCCAAGAATTGCTCGAAGCGTGCCTTCCTAATGATTATATTCGAAGCTGTGCCAGTATAGACGTTTGTCGACAAGTGGTTTGTTTGATGGAt AAAACGAATCGTGGCCGTATAAATTTCAATGATTTCAACAAGTTCATGATCAACCTGAAAACCTGGTGGGGAGTTTTCAAGATGCatacgaaagaaaaatcgGGCATACTAAAAGCAGAACGATTGCGGGACGCACTGTTCGATGTCGGATTCCAGCTCAGCACTGATAACATTTCCATCCTTATCTTACG ATACATGCGAAGGGATGGAACACTTCGACTGGCTGATTTTATATCTGCCATCCTGCATCTAACTATGGCTTTCGAGTTATTTAAAGCAAAGGATACGAATCAGGATGGTATCATTAGCATGGGAATGACTGAG TGGATTAAATCCGTCTTTATGTGCTAA